One window of Athalia rosae chromosome 4, iyAthRosa1.1, whole genome shotgun sequence genomic DNA carries:
- the LOC105691205 gene encoding uncharacterized protein LOC105691205 isoform X1, with the protein MDDYREVERSRRRCLGFEDRVHTRKNEKMLTVMCPNCRHRFPAPGCCNSSGSAVVMPNSTMEQFTTSCHLHPSATCSGNYCTGASGDYLVPRGYLSGGGCVINAPTIIHSPTIIQGIGNHQQDNTSQNRLSNLILRSDQQPLNSQNNNINIKIYPDQQRSQFPSDNDARIPSHCQIATTCRDITGGSVSITTPSIQSGGCVVENIDSGISVKAPRVHSIVRPKGDELNLQHGIFQNPHPMLYPPPSGCQELPGTRRSTSIDDTTLGNTSTINGTPLAGQGTASTMRPESSNVFDFKVADKNGSTLDWTRTKNPTGEKGEELQRCSVTFSADSNRANITAGLQGAANFNLQASANSVNGTDSGIANPHGVISSGNGTVIQVNATLQLPLNIENCTVSITATANTLPSSSRNVRNNFNGGGIVEADVSSGFGNVGIVNVCDRDEESPTTPVSWVLPFPWGMNGNTGNNSSDLEKLSSAQRVLQMSGWYHEGLSWQQSASLLKNAPVGSWLMRDSSDKRFMYAVSVQTARGPTAVRVHYVCGRFRLDAEPRMAPLMPMFECPIKMIEHYIEYPKKIEQQKEVWVDHSGQLYSQIYLTKPFLREVRSLSHLARLAVNRSKISTKELPTPLKDYIAEYPYSV; encoded by the exons ATGG ACGATTATCGCGAGGTTGAACGTAGTAGAAGACGATGTCTGGGTTTTGAAGATCGCGTGCAtactcgaaaaaacgaaaaaatgttgactGTGATGTGCCCGAATTGTCGCCACCGATTCCCGGCACCTGGGTGTTGCAATTCGTCGGGTTCCGCAGTCGTCATGCCAAACTCGACCATGGAGCAATTCACGACCTCTTGTCACTTGCACCCCTCGGCTACGTGTTCTGGAAACTACTGTACGGGCGCAAGTGGAGATTATCTCGTTCCAAGAGGTTACCTGAGCGGCGGAGGATGCGTGATAAATGCTCCAACGATTATTCATAGCCCTACGATAATTCAAGGAATCGGAAACCACCAACAGGATAATACGAGTCAGAATAGACTCTCTAATTTGATACTCCGTAGCGATCAGCAACCGCTAAATAGtcagaataataatattaatataaaaatatatccggATCAACAGAGATCACAATTTCCGTCAGACAATGACGCAAGGATTCCGTCCCACTGCCAAATCGCAACAACCTGCCGCGATATTACAGGCGGAAGTGTATCGATAACCACACCCAGTATACAGTCAGGAGGTTGCGTTGTAGAGAATATTGACTCGGGGATTTCTGTGAAAGCACCTCGGGTTCATAGTATAGTAAGGCCAAAGGGAGATGAGCTAAATTTGCAGCATGGAATCTTCCAGAATCCACATCCGATGTTATATCCCCCTCCGAGTGGTTGCCAGGAGCTTCCTGGAACGCGGAGAAGTACTTCTATCGATGATACGACACTAGGAAATACTTCGACTATAAATGGAACGCCCCTTGCTGGTCAGGGTACCGCTAGTACTATGCGTCCCGAAAGTTCGAACGTCTTCGATTTCAAGGTGGCCGACAAAAATGGATCTACCTTAGATTGGACCAGGACGAAAAATCCTACCGGCGAAAAGGGCGAGGAACTTCAAAGATGCAGCGTCACGTTTTCCGCCGATTCTAATCGAGCCAATATTACCGCTGGACTTCAAGGTGCCGCCAATTTCAATCTTCAGGCTTCCGCTAACTCCGTGAATGGCACCGATTCGGGTATCGCAAATCCCCACGGAGTAATATCATCGGGAAATGGTACCGTGATTCAAGTAAACGCCACGCTCCAGCTTCCtctgaatattgaaaattgtacCGTAAGCATAACAGCGACTGCCAACACTTTGCCAAGTTCAAGCAGAAATGTGAGGAACAATTTCAACGGAGGTGGTATAGTCGAAGCGGACGTATCGTCGGGATTTGGAAACGTAGGAATCGTAAACGTTTGCGACAGGGACGAAGAGAGTCCGACGACACCTGTCTCGTGGGTTTTACCTTTTCCGTGGGGCATGAATGGAAATACAGGTAACAACAGCAGCGATTTGGAAAAACTCAGTTCCGCTCAAAGGGTTTTACAAATGTCAGGATGGTACCACGAAGGACTTAGTTGGCAACAGAGCGCttcacttttgaaaaatgcacCCGTTGGTTCTTGGTTGATGAGAGATAGTTCTGACAAACGTTTTATGTACGCCGTATCCGTTCAAACTGCCCGAGGTCCAACCGCCGTAAGAGTTCATTACGTGTGCGGAAGATTTCGTCTCGACGCCGAACCAAGAATGGCACCATTGATGCCGATGTTTGAATGCCccataaaaatgatcgaacaTTACATCGAGtatccgaaaaaaattgaacagcaAAAAGAGGTTTGGGTCGATCACAGCGGCCAACTTTATAGCCAAATATATCTGACCAAACCTTTTTTGAGGGAGGTGAGATCTTTGTCGCATTTGGCGAGACTTGCCGTTAACAGAAGCAAAATTTCCACAAAAGAGCTTCCCACGCCACTTAAGGATTATATCGCGGAATATCCTTACTCTGtctga
- the LOC105691205 gene encoding uncharacterized protein LOC105691205 isoform X2: protein MLTVMCPNCRHRFPAPGCCNSSGSAVVMPNSTMEQFTTSCHLHPSATCSGNYCTGASGDYLVPRGYLSGGGCVINAPTIIHSPTIIQGIGNHQQDNTSQNRLSNLILRSDQQPLNSQNNNINIKIYPDQQRSQFPSDNDARIPSHCQIATTCRDITGGSVSITTPSIQSGGCVVENIDSGISVKAPRVHSIVRPKGDELNLQHGIFQNPHPMLYPPPSGCQELPGTRRSTSIDDTTLGNTSTINGTPLAGQGTASTMRPESSNVFDFKVADKNGSTLDWTRTKNPTGEKGEELQRCSVTFSADSNRANITAGLQGAANFNLQASANSVNGTDSGIANPHGVISSGNGTVIQVNATLQLPLNIENCTVSITATANTLPSSSRNVRNNFNGGGIVEADVSSGFGNVGIVNVCDRDEESPTTPVSWVLPFPWGMNGNTGNNSSDLEKLSSAQRVLQMSGWYHEGLSWQQSASLLKNAPVGSWLMRDSSDKRFMYAVSVQTARGPTAVRVHYVCGRFRLDAEPRMAPLMPMFECPIKMIEHYIEYPKKIEQQKEVWVDHSGQLYSQIYLTKPFLREVRSLSHLARLAVNRSKISTKELPTPLKDYIAEYPYSV from the coding sequence atgttgactGTGATGTGCCCGAATTGTCGCCACCGATTCCCGGCACCTGGGTGTTGCAATTCGTCGGGTTCCGCAGTCGTCATGCCAAACTCGACCATGGAGCAATTCACGACCTCTTGTCACTTGCACCCCTCGGCTACGTGTTCTGGAAACTACTGTACGGGCGCAAGTGGAGATTATCTCGTTCCAAGAGGTTACCTGAGCGGCGGAGGATGCGTGATAAATGCTCCAACGATTATTCATAGCCCTACGATAATTCAAGGAATCGGAAACCACCAACAGGATAATACGAGTCAGAATAGACTCTCTAATTTGATACTCCGTAGCGATCAGCAACCGCTAAATAGtcagaataataatattaatataaaaatatatccggATCAACAGAGATCACAATTTCCGTCAGACAATGACGCAAGGATTCCGTCCCACTGCCAAATCGCAACAACCTGCCGCGATATTACAGGCGGAAGTGTATCGATAACCACACCCAGTATACAGTCAGGAGGTTGCGTTGTAGAGAATATTGACTCGGGGATTTCTGTGAAAGCACCTCGGGTTCATAGTATAGTAAGGCCAAAGGGAGATGAGCTAAATTTGCAGCATGGAATCTTCCAGAATCCACATCCGATGTTATATCCCCCTCCGAGTGGTTGCCAGGAGCTTCCTGGAACGCGGAGAAGTACTTCTATCGATGATACGACACTAGGAAATACTTCGACTATAAATGGAACGCCCCTTGCTGGTCAGGGTACCGCTAGTACTATGCGTCCCGAAAGTTCGAACGTCTTCGATTTCAAGGTGGCCGACAAAAATGGATCTACCTTAGATTGGACCAGGACGAAAAATCCTACCGGCGAAAAGGGCGAGGAACTTCAAAGATGCAGCGTCACGTTTTCCGCCGATTCTAATCGAGCCAATATTACCGCTGGACTTCAAGGTGCCGCCAATTTCAATCTTCAGGCTTCCGCTAACTCCGTGAATGGCACCGATTCGGGTATCGCAAATCCCCACGGAGTAATATCATCGGGAAATGGTACCGTGATTCAAGTAAACGCCACGCTCCAGCTTCCtctgaatattgaaaattgtacCGTAAGCATAACAGCGACTGCCAACACTTTGCCAAGTTCAAGCAGAAATGTGAGGAACAATTTCAACGGAGGTGGTATAGTCGAAGCGGACGTATCGTCGGGATTTGGAAACGTAGGAATCGTAAACGTTTGCGACAGGGACGAAGAGAGTCCGACGACACCTGTCTCGTGGGTTTTACCTTTTCCGTGGGGCATGAATGGAAATACAGGTAACAACAGCAGCGATTTGGAAAAACTCAGTTCCGCTCAAAGGGTTTTACAAATGTCAGGATGGTACCACGAAGGACTTAGTTGGCAACAGAGCGCttcacttttgaaaaatgcacCCGTTGGTTCTTGGTTGATGAGAGATAGTTCTGACAAACGTTTTATGTACGCCGTATCCGTTCAAACTGCCCGAGGTCCAACCGCCGTAAGAGTTCATTACGTGTGCGGAAGATTTCGTCTCGACGCCGAACCAAGAATGGCACCATTGATGCCGATGTTTGAATGCCccataaaaatgatcgaacaTTACATCGAGtatccgaaaaaaattgaacagcaAAAAGAGGTTTGGGTCGATCACAGCGGCCAACTTTATAGCCAAATATATCTGACCAAACCTTTTTTGAGGGAGGTGAGATCTTTGTCGCATTTGGCGAGACTTGCCGTTAACAGAAGCAAAATTTCCACAAAAGAGCTTCCCACGCCACTTAAGGATTATATCGCGGAATATCCTTACTCTGtctga